In Trichocoleus sp., the genomic stretch GATCGATCAGCCGCAGCCTGTTGCAACCTATCCTTGCGGAACGCCGATCCGTAAAGCCGATCGCAACGGACATCAGAAAAACATGGCAGGGGTTTGATGGGGGTTGAGGGGAAAGATTTGCACTGCTCCCTTTCCTCTAACCCTTACCCTTTGCTAGAGGTCACTCAAAACTAGGAAAAGAATGGCTCTGTGTCCTAACTGAAAAAAGATACAGAGTCTTTATTGTGTTTGCCTGGTCGATCGGGGTTCTGAGAACGAATGGGACGAGCAGATTGCCCAAAACCCACCCCTAAAATTTGCTCTCTTATCCTCCACCCATCTGCCGCACGACCAGATCCGCTAAAGCAGGTGTTGCCCCGATCGGTTGATTTAAATGGAGTTTGACGTAGGGAAACTGCTGTTGGAGTCGCTGCACTTGCTGTTCGATCGCATCAGTAATGCCGCCCGCAAACAAAAAGTAGGGCAAGATCACAATCTCTTGGCAGCCTCGCTTAACCCAGGTTGTAATTTGCGTTTCTAAGTTGGGTTCAACTGACCAGAAAGCAGGCAAGGCATTAAGTTGAGCAGCAATTTGGGCGATCGGTTGGTTGGCTCCTTCACGTCGGCTCCCATGCGCCAGCAAAATTTTTCCGGTTGATGTTGAGGTGAGAAATTCATCGACGGGATTGAGCAAAAGCTTCCAGGGATCAGCGTTGCCTAAGTAGGGTAGAACTTCAACAGTTAAATTCGGCTCAATGTCCTGCTGGGCTGTCTCAACTTCAATGGGGATATCTTCCATCACATGAACCCCTGGCAAGAGAAACAGCGGCAGAACTTGTAAATGTTCATAACCTTTCGCCAGAGCCGATCGCCCAAACTCCTGAATTTGTTGATGTAGGGGCTGAGGGGCTAATTCCAGAAAACCTGTACCGAGCAGCATGGCGGGCGATCGAGTAGAGACAAGTTTCGCCAGATGTTCCAGCGCGATTTGAGGACGCGGATCTCGACTTCCATGAGCAACCAATAAACAAGCAGAAGAATTCAACACAATAAAGCTTGCAGTAGGGGGCGAACAACAGTTGAGCAGCAGACAGGTAGAACGCTGCCTCTCGTTCCAAATTCTGACCGAAAATAACCTGGTGTGGAGCAATTTATCGTCATCTCAAGACAGAACTTTGGCTAACTTAGTCTGCGAGTAACCGTACTCCAAGCAAATCTGAAATTGACAGAGGAGATCATTACACCATTTTCAGGGCGTGAAATGCCGCCATTTGAGAAAACAAAGTTAGCTTTCTCACCTTGGGAGTAGGTCACGGTCTTCAATTCGCGATGCACTCACTTTATATTTGCCCGATTCCTGCCCCACAGCCACGGTTACCTATAACCTCTTACAGAGCCATAAGCGGCAAGTACCCCTTCAGTATTACGGTTCTCCACCCATAATTATTGCCTTACGAGTGATTCCCAAGCTCTATGCTGGTTTGTTAGTCTCATTACTATCTTTTCTGACCCACTTTCAATACTCGACTTGCTGGAACTCGAAAACAACGGAATAGTCCTTGTATCTATTTCAACCTTCTAGCGATCTGGCTCAATTGAAGCGGGAAAGTCGGCAGTTGATTCAATAGCGGAACTTGAGAATCTAGCCCGCTAGTGTTTGCTGTCGATCGTGTTGCGCTCAGAATTTCTGAGAAGTCAGGCTACAGGAGTCAATCGATCGTTTAGGACAACAAGTTCAGCAATCCAAACAGTGCTATTGCTCTGGGTCAGATTCGCTTGCGTCAAATTCTAATTCTCTTTTTATGAGGTTTCATTATGTTTCACCCAACTCATCTCTTGGTTTCTCGTTCTCGTCAAACGCCCGTACAACTGATTTCTTCTGAGAATGGCTATAAGCTCTTGACTGAACCCGAATGGGAACAAGGACGTGAGCCTGCCTTTGAAATGCGTCCGCGTCAGGGGTTTTTCTGCCAGGGCATTTCAGTGGTTGGATTTAAGCTAGAACCGATCGCTCTGGAAGCGGCTGTGCCTCAAACTGAGGAATCTCAACATGCAGCCTCATGAGGTAACTGACTCCGGACAGCAAGACTCTGGAGTCTACTCTGCTTCAGTCTCTCGCTCAAGGTGAGGCTAAAACTCGATTTCGTCCGCTTCGTCTTCCAAGGATTCCTGAACAGGCTCGCTCTGCGGCGGATAAAGCACCATCCAACTAATCGGATAGAGCCTTGTGCCCAGTTTATCTGTTATGAGCTTGGCATAGTCGCCTTGCACCTCAACAATCTGCCAGATTGCCTTAAGTTCAGCAGAGTTCAGCTTCGGGTGTGCTTTCAGGATGACCCAATCTTTGACTTGTACCGGGTTGTTTGAACCAGCAGATAGATTAGGGTTTGTGGAAAAGCGAATTTGTCCTACTTGCAGTTCGCTGTCTAATTCATCAAGACGATCGAGATCTTCATCTTCCTCGTCCGCTTCGTCTGCCTGATCTAGTGTTTCAGGCGCGAGAACAACCCCATTGCAGTGCGGTGAATCTGAGATTGTTTGGCTCGATCGTTCCAGAGGCGCTTTTGCCTCAGTCGTACGAATCTGCCAGAGCTTTTGCTTTACGGGTTCCGGGGTAACTGCCCAAACCTGGCGCTTTTGCGATTCTGTTAGACACTCCAGCATCGAAAGTTCTTCAACCGTTTCAATCACTGCCAGCATTTCCAGCACTGTGTTTAGCTCAGACAGATCCAACAGATCCTCAGCTTCTGAAGAATCTGCTGTCACCAACAGATCTTGATGAACATATTTGGATTTGGACTCTGGCATCGTCCAAGGAGGAATAGTCACGTTGGCAAAGCTTAGGATAGAAGAACAAAGGTACTCTTCTATCTTGGTCGATCAATGCCAATTTGTGGGGTAGATTTTGCTTAATGCTTCCAGTGTTGCATTAAATCCGTGCCTGTGCTACCTGTCATCACCCATAAAACGGCTCTAGCAGCATCTCGGAGCACCTTCTCGATCGGCTCAGGCTCTTGATGGCTGGGAACGGCGATCGGCTTAAAATCAATCCCACGACTGCCAAGAATAATTTCGCCAATGACCCGAGCCCGGCGCATGTGATAGTCCGAGGTAATCAGGTAAACGCTAGTGATTCCTTTTGCCTTAAATGCATCTACCAGCGTTGTGAAGTTCGTCACTGTATCAACCGCTTGATAGTCTAGATGAACTCGCTCTGGAGAAATGCCTGCTTCCGTAAAAACCCATTCGGCATATTCCGGATTGCTGCCTGAGGAAACCCAAATTTGTAGGTCTGGATGATCTTGAGCAAACCGAGCGGCAAACTGCTCTCGCTCTGTTGAACCGCCTAATACCAGGACTGCCTGCGGCTTGTGCCACCAACCTTCAAGCTGATGATAGCCAAGTCCCAGAAACAGGAGCAGCACTAGCCCTGAAACACCACGTTTGAGCTGTCGAACCGTGCCTGAACCCCGATCGAGCCGTTTTTTAACTGAACCCACTCGCTGCACTGTCATAGAGGAATCTACATATCTGAGGGGCAATACCCGACATCAGCAATAGCTTATAGCACCTTTCCGCAGTTCAGCACCGAATTTCGGGAGATTTAACTTCAAGCAGGCTCACCATGGTTTTGTTGCCCAGATCAAAGAGAACCTACTTTCCCCCATCTGAATCATCAAACGCAACAATGACCACCGTGATATTATCGCGTCCACCTCGATCTTTCGCTGCATTAACGAGTGCCAGTGCGGCTCGATCGCAGGCACGGATCGTTTTCAGATGAAAGGCAATTAGGTGGTCAGATAACTCTTCTGTTAAGCCATCACTGCACAGTAAAAGTCGATCGTTGGGCTGAAGATCAAAGGATTGCACATCAATTTGACGCACGTCCTCCCGTCCCAGACATCTTGACAGAATATGACGCCAGGGATGAATCCGGGCTTGATCAGGTGTCAGCTCCCCTAACTTCATCGCTCTCGCAACCCAGGTATGGTCTTCTGTCACTTGCTGGAGCTTTGCCCCTCGCAACCGATAGAGCCGAGAATCGCCGATGTGAGCACACCAGGGTTGTTCATCGCGTATCATCGCGACTACCGCAGTTGTACCCATATCCGATCGCTCAGGGTGCTTGGTTTGGTCTCGCAGAATGGCTTGATTTGCCTCTAAAAAAGCAGCTTCCAGGAGAACAGTAGATGGTTCATCCGAATCCCAATAGTGATTGAGATATTGCTGAATCGATTGGGTTGCAATCCGGCTTGCTTCTTGCCCACCCGCATGCCCACCCATGCCATCCGCCACAATAAAAAAGCGACCGCTGGCATCAATATAGTAGTCATCCTGATTCACCGTGCGGAGCAGCCCTGGATCAGTTAGCCCCGTGAAGAAACGTTTCATGCAAGAAACCAGTGCCATAGGAGGCGGAACAGTTTGAACTCAGCTTAGAACATCCGATCGGATCGATCAATGCGAATCATCAAGCGAATCAAGGCAATTCCAGCCAAGACTGCAGGCAACGCCGCTATCACCGCAAACCAAATCAGTTGATTGACCAGAAGAATCGTTGCTGAGAGTGTAAACGTCCCGATGAGTAACGTATAGTTCGTTCCCATATTAACGTTACTGATGCGGCGCAATGCTCTGTCCGTCTCGGTCGATCGCACCCGGACTCGTACATCTCCCCGTTCCAGCTTATCGAGCGTATCTTCAATTCGACGGGGCAACCCAAGGGCTGTACTGCTGACCTGCGCCGCCTGCCGCCCAATTTCGCTTAAAATACCTTCTGATAAACCGCTGCCTGCTCCATTTCCGTTGGTTGACATAAGCTCCATTGCAAATGGTTTTGCAACCTCCATAAAGTTAAAGTCTGGATCGAGACCTTTACCCACTCCCTCTAGCGTTGAGAATGCTCGCATGACGAAAGTAAAGGTTGCTGGAAAGCGGAATGGCTGATCGTAAGCGATCTCATAGAGATCATCGCTAATGGCTGCAACCGACTGATTCTCAAACGGCTGATCCATAAAGTGATCGAGCATATATTGAATCGATCGCCGCACTGGACCCATATCTTCAGCCGGAGCCAAAGCTCCCAATGCCACTAGAGAAGTGACCACCCGATCGGCATCTTTCTGGGCAATGCCAAAAAAGGTGTCCATCAGCTTTTCGCGAGTGATAGGCTGCACCCGTCCCATCATGCCAAAGTCATAGAAAATCAAAGCCCCATCGGGGCTAGCGGCAATGTTGCCGGGATGCGGATCTGCGTGAAAGAAGCCATCATTCAATAGCTGATGCAAATATGCCGTGGCGCCCATTTTTGCCAGAGACTTGCGATCGAGTCCAGCAGCTTCCAGCGCTTCATAGTGGCTGATTTTAATCCCTGGTAAATACTCTAGCGTCAGGACTCTTGGAGAACTGTATCGCCAGTAAACACGCGGCACCTTTACCCAGGACTCATCGCGGAAATTGCGGCGGAATGTGTCGGCGTTACGTCCTTCATTCAAATACTCGATTTCTTCCCAAAGAATCCGGCAGCACTCTTCATAGATACCCATCCAATCGCGTCCGCGTCCCCATTGAGGATGCTTCTGGAAATAGCGAGCAATTCCCTTGAGGATTTGTAGATCGATCGTAAAGAGTTTTTTTAAGCCCGGTCGCTGGATCTTAACGACTACTTCTTCACCGGAATGAAGTTGAGCGCGATGTACCTGTCCAAGGCTGGCAGCAGCAAGCGGGATCGGGTCAAAGCTTTGAAATAGCTCTGGGACAGTTTTATTTAAATCCTTTTGGATAATTGACTCAACCTGCTCATAGCTAAAAGCAGGCACCTTGTCTTGCAGCTTAGCCAACTCCTCAACATACTCAATCGGAAATAGATCAGCTCTTGTTGAAAAGAGTTGCCCGACTTTAATAAAAGTGGGTCCAAGATCTAACAGGGTTTCTCGAATCCAGATGGCTTGCGCTCTTCTGCGTTTAGCTTGCTCTGCCTCAGTCATACCGCTTGGATAAGTCCAAGCTTTGCCATAAGACCATTGAGCTACCAAAAGCTTGAGCACAAATGCCCAAATATCAACAAAGCGTCGCTGGCGTGAGTAGTTTTCCCGGCTCCAACGGTAGGCTTTACCACCATGGGATTGAGAGCGTTGGGATTTGCTGGACATTTGTTGCCAGTCTCCCTGCGAAAGTGATGCAGAATGGGCTAACTCCGCCGGAGATTGAGAAAGATGGGTCAATCCCGATTGATCATCCGGCTCAGAGTATGGAATGGGGTCATTGGGAAGAACAGACACGCGACTTTTGGGAACGCTTCAGGTTAATTCAGAGAAAACAGAATAGATAGCAACAAAGAGGGAGTTAGGTAGACTGATTGCGATATTGCTGCAGTTCGACGCGGAGTTGTGCCGTTTCTGCCCGCAAATTGTCAATCATCTCTTGTAAATCCTGAGAAGAAGAACTTGCCGCAGAACCAGGAGCCGTCGAGCGCCCCTGCATCGCTGCTTCTTCTGCCCGTTTTGCCCGCTCTAGAACTTCATCGGTAAACTGCCGGAGCCGCTCCCGCTGTTCTGCATCGAACTTACCCAGATCACTGAGGGCATTTGTGACCACATTTTCAACCTGTTCGCCGATCGCTTCGGCAAACGCTCGCCCTACAAAAAAAGCATGAACTAAAGGATCATTCATAAAGAACTTTTACAGTAAGCTCAGCAGAGATTATAACTTGGTTCCCCGAAGTCTTGCCGTGAAGACGTTAAGGATATTGCAATGGAACGAAATAAACGATTCACAATCTGATCAAAATTTGAGAATAAACCTATCGCTCAAATCCAAAGTGATTGCTTTATCTTATTATTCCCTGTTTCCGAGTGGAGTTACACCCATCTTGTGAGTTGTTCAGGTCTCTCTCTAAGGGACGTTTTTTAGGGTGATATGGGCATATTAACAGCGATAGCAGGTGACAGGTGCTTGATTTGCAGCTGATAAACCTCGTTGACCCTAAGCAAGCGAATATCTATCCGGGGTTTTCCCTTTTGGATGTTCTGACTGCATAGCGATCGCTCTTTCTTTTCGATAAATAACGCTATGTCCCTTTTGGCTCGCTGCACGACCTGGCTGGAAAGCCGCTGGATTGCTCCCTCCTACAGTGGATGGTTAATGTTAGGGCTATCGGTCTTCTTTTTCGGGGCAGCAACAAATACAATGGCAGGCTGGCTTTACGTCATTAGTGGCGTGATGTTTGCTTTGCTGTTAATTGCCGCACTCTTGCCCCACCGAACACTGCGAGGAATTCACATTAGCCGGACTGCAATCCCCCCGGTCAGCGTTGGCGACTCTCTTGTGCTGGAATTACGGCTAGAAAATCAGACAAAGCAACCTAAAACTCTGATTGAAGTAAAAGATTTGCTGCCTTTTGTCCTGAGTCTACCCAGCAGAACCGCAGTCGAACTGATTTTGCCCGGGGGCAGCCAGTCGTGGATTACAGAATGCCTTGCTCATCGACGCGGGCTCTATCACTGGCAAACGGTGAACTTACGAACGGCGACCCCTTTCGGCTTGTTCTGGTGTCGGCGCAGTCGAACAGTTCCAGCAACCGCGATCGTCTATCCCACGATTCTGCCGCTGACTCAATGCCCAATCATTGATCAACTGGGACAAGACCTGAATACCCAGGTTCTCAGCAATTCCCACTCCCAAGCTGCCACAGAAGGACTGACCCGGACGCTCCGCCCTTATCGCTGGGGCGATCCAATCCGGTTGGTTCACTGGCGCACCAGTGCTCGTTATGGTGAGTTGCGGGTTCGAGAACTAGAAACCTACCAGGGCGGACAAGAAGTTATTGTGGCGTTAGATAGTGCGATCGACTGGAATGCAGATGACTTTGAACAGGCGGTCAGTGCTGCTGCATCCCTCTATTTCTATGCCTTAAACCATCGTTTGGCGGTGAGCCTCTGGACAGCCCAATCTGGTCTTCTGCGGAGCGAACAAACTGTCCTGCCAGGACTTGCTGCCGTTAGTACCAGAGAACCTCTACAAGCCGAATTCCCCGATCGGCCGTTGATCTGGCTGACCCAAAATCCAAACAGTCTGAGCCGCCTACCCTCTGGAAGTCGATGGCTGTTGTGGCAGCCTCCCTTGCCGCCGGGGCCAACCAAGACGATCGCCCAACCTGTGCCGAATCTAGCGGATGCGGGTGTGATGATCCAACCGGATTCAGACATTCAAATGCAGTTACAGGCTCCCCTGAGCAAATTGGGTCGATCAGTTGCGCTTCATGAAAAAGGCGATCGGGGGTGATAGGGTTGAGAAACGATGTGCAGTTCATTTCCATTCTCATGACCCATTCCATTCCGCCTGAATTCTGGCAAGGCGTTGAGCAATTCAACCAGGGACAGTTTTATGATTGCCATGACACGCTAGAGGCATTATGGATGGAGGCAATGGAGCCGGATAAAAGCTTTTATCAAGGGGTTTTACAGATTGCAGTAGCGCTCTATCATCTGAGCAATCAGAATGCGCGGGGAGCCATGATTTTGTTAGGTGAGGGACTAAATCGGCTTCGACGTTACCAACCAGCCTACTCCGGCATTGATGTCTCAGAATTAGTTGAGGACAGTGCTGAGATGCTCACTGTTCTCCACCAGGCGTCAGCCGATCGCTTAGCAGAAATGGCAAAACAAGTTCAAGCCCTGGCTCAACCTGAACTGGCTGCCGATCGTTCAGAGCAGAGATTCACCGTTCCCAGAATCTTGCTTGTGCCAGAACCCTGAACTGATCCGTCGTCTGATAGACACACGGTGATTCCCTATGACAGGATAGAAGCTTAAAGTTAGGGTCATACTGAGGTCAAGCGGAAACAATCTTTGAGGAAGTGTGTTCATAAACCAGTAGACCACTGCATCAAACAACTGCTTTCGTTCTCGCTCAACTGAGCAAACTTCTACCACTTATTATTTTTGCAAGCCCTCTTTAGAAATCTGCAGCAAGATTATGGTTTCTATTTTTCGATCGCCCCACTTTTCTCGATGGTGTCGCCCTGGATTGATGGCAGTTTCGATCACTGCTTTAGTGAGTGCTGTTGCTGCTCCGACTTCTCCCAACGCGGCAGTCGCACAAACAGCCCCAGCTGGAAATCAAGCTCTAACCCTGCGCTCGGACATCCAGGAAGCAAATGCTGTGACGGGCGTCATTACGGCTCGTGGCAATGTGCAAATTAACTATCCAGCGCGGCAAATTCAAGCAACTTCGATCCAGGCGCAATATTACAGCCGAGAACAGCGAATTGTTCTAACGGGAAATGTTTACGTCTTACAAGATGGCAATAGCTTACGCGGTGAAACCGTTACCTATCTCATTGATCAAGGACGATTTGAAGCTTTGCCCGACAGTGGACAACAGGTGGAGTCCATCTACCTCGTCCAGGACCCAAACCCCACTACCACCCCCGGAGGCACTCCTGCTGCGGCTGAAACTCCGCCTTTTAATCCCAAGCCCGAATTTAAAACACCCATCAGCCCACAGTAAGGTTTCTGAAAAGAACCCTCGGAACTGTTGATAAAATCAAAACCATCCTTCGCCCAATTGGTAGCCCTGAGAGCAAATCCTTGAAGATCGTACTGGACAACATCCATAAGTCTTACGGCAAGCGCGCTGTTGTCAATCGCGTGCATCTCTCGTTTTCTAGAGGAGAAATTGTCGGCTTACTGGGACCAAACGGCGCGGGTAAAACAACAACCTTCTACATTGCGACAGGGCTAGAGAAGCCGGATCAGGGTAGAGTGCTGCTGGACGATCGCGACATCACCGCAATGCCGATTTTTGAGCGTGCCCATCTGGGAATTGCTTACCTAGCACAACAGCCGAGCGTCTTCCGTAATCTCAATGTGCAGGACAATATTTTGCTGGTGATGCAGCAGACCAACATTCCCAAAGACGAACATTTCGATCGGCTGCACCAACTCCTGAAAGAATTTCGGCTAGAGCGAGTTGCCCGAACCTTGGGTGGGCGGGTTTCTGGGGGAGAACGTCGTCGGACTGAAATCGCCAGAGCCTTGGCTGCGGGAATCGAAGGACCCAAGTTTTTGTTTTTGGATGAGCCGTTTGCTGGAATCGACCCGATCGCTGTGGCAGAAATTCAGGAAATTATTGCAAAACTGCGCGATCGAAATATGGGCATTCTCATCACTGACCATAACGTGCGAGAAACGTTAGCAATTATCGATCGGGGATACATTATGCGGGAAGGTCAGATTTTGGCAGCGGGCAGTTCTGAAGAACTCTATGCCAATCCTTTGGTGCGCCAATATTATTTGGGTGACGCATTTCACCTGTAACTGTTGCCGTCATTTCGTCTCTTAGACCGTTCGCTGAACTCCCTGCTCCTCACTCATACTTCTTATGACTGCTGGTTTCTCTAAATCTCCTCGCTTACCGTTTCGTCCTCAAAGCTGGTCGCTGAAGCTTTCCGTGATGGATCGATATATTGCGGCTGAGCTATTGCTGCCGTTTTTGTTTGGCGTGGGTGCATTTTCCTCGTTGGGAGTTTCGGTTGATGCGCTGTTTGATTTGATTCGTCGGATTACAGAGTCGGGGCTGTCAATGGCGATCGCGCTTCAGGTGTTGGCGCTCAAATTTCCGCAGTTCAT encodes the following:
- a CDS encoding sirohydrochlorin chelatase, producing the protein MLNSSACLLVAHGSRDPRPQIALEHLAKLVSTRSPAMLLGTGFLELAPQPLHQQIQEFGRSALAKGYEHLQVLPLFLLPGVHVMEDIPIEVETAQQDIEPNLTVEVLPYLGNADPWKLLLNPVDEFLTSTSTGKILLAHGSRREGANQPIAQIAAQLNALPAFWSVEPNLETQITTWVKRGCQEIVILPYFLFAGGITDAIEQQVQRLQQQFPYVKLHLNQPIGATPALADLVVRQMGGG
- the lptB gene encoding LPS export ABC transporter ATP-binding protein, with amino-acid sequence MKIVLDNIHKSYGKRAVVNRVHLSFSRGEIVGLLGPNGAGKTTTFYIATGLEKPDQGRVLLDDRDITAMPIFERAHLGIAYLAQQPSVFRNLNVQDNILLVMQQTNIPKDEHFDRLHQLLKEFRLERVARTLGGRVSGGERRRTEIARALAAGIEGPKFLFLDEPFAGIDPIAVAEIQEIIAKLRDRNMGILITDHNVRETLAIIDRGYIMREGQILAAGSSEELYANPLVRQYYLGDAFHL
- a CDS encoding YdcF family protein, whose amino-acid sequence is MTVQRVGSVKKRLDRGSGTVRQLKRGVSGLVLLLFLGLGYHQLEGWWHKPQAVLVLGGSTEREQFAARFAQDHPDLQIWVSSGSNPEYAEWVFTEAGISPERVHLDYQAVDTVTNFTTLVDAFKAKGITSVYLITSDYHMRRARVIGEIILGSRGIDFKPIAVPSHQEPEPIEKVLRDAARAVLWVMTGSTGTDLMQHWKH
- a CDS encoding protein phosphatase 2C domain-containing protein, which gives rise to MALVSCMKRFFTGLTDPGLLRTVNQDDYYIDASGRFFIVADGMGGHAGGQEASRIATQSIQQYLNHYWDSDEPSTVLLEAAFLEANQAILRDQTKHPERSDMGTTAVVAMIRDEQPWCAHIGDSRLYRLRGAKLQQVTEDHTWVARAMKLGELTPDQARIHPWRHILSRCLGREDVRQIDVQSFDLQPNDRLLLCSDGLTEELSDHLIAFHLKTIRACDRAALALVNAAKDRGGRDNITVVIVAFDDSDGGK
- a CDS encoding AarF/ABC1/UbiB kinase family protein, translated to MSSKSQRSQSHGGKAYRWSRENYSRQRRFVDIWAFVLKLLVAQWSYGKAWTYPSGMTEAEQAKRRRAQAIWIRETLLDLGPTFIKVGQLFSTRADLFPIEYVEELAKLQDKVPAFSYEQVESIIQKDLNKTVPELFQSFDPIPLAAASLGQVHRAQLHSGEEVVVKIQRPGLKKLFTIDLQILKGIARYFQKHPQWGRGRDWMGIYEECCRILWEEIEYLNEGRNADTFRRNFRDESWVKVPRVYWRYSSPRVLTLEYLPGIKISHYEALEAAGLDRKSLAKMGATAYLHQLLNDGFFHADPHPGNIAASPDGALIFYDFGMMGRVQPITREKLMDTFFGIAQKDADRVVTSLVALGALAPAEDMGPVRRSIQYMLDHFMDQPFENQSVAAISDDLYEIAYDQPFRFPATFTFVMRAFSTLEGVGKGLDPDFNFMEVAKPFAMELMSTNGNGAGSGLSEGILSEIGRQAAQVSSTALGLPRRIEDTLDKLERGDVRVRVRSTETDRALRRISNVNMGTNYTLLIGTFTLSATILLVNQLIWFAVIAALPAVLAGIALIRLMIRIDRSDRMF
- a CDS encoding LptA/OstA family protein — protein: MVSIFRSPHFSRWCRPGLMAVSITALVSAVAAPTSPNAAVAQTAPAGNQALTLRSDIQEANAVTGVITARGNVQINYPARQIQATSIQAQYYSREQRIVLTGNVYVLQDGNSLRGETVTYLIDQGRFEALPDSGQQVESIYLVQDPNPTTTPGGTPAAAETPPFNPKPEFKTPISPQ
- a CDS encoding DUF58 domain-containing protein; amino-acid sequence: MSLLARCTTWLESRWIAPSYSGWLMLGLSVFFFGAATNTMAGWLYVISGVMFALLLIAALLPHRTLRGIHISRTAIPPVSVGDSLVLELRLENQTKQPKTLIEVKDLLPFVLSLPSRTAVELILPGGSQSWITECLAHRRGLYHWQTVNLRTATPFGLFWCRRSRTVPATAIVYPTILPLTQCPIIDQLGQDLNTQVLSNSHSQAATEGLTRTLRPYRWGDPIRLVHWRTSARYGELRVRELETYQGGQEVIVALDSAIDWNADDFEQAVSAAASLYFYALNHRLAVSLWTAQSGLLRSEQTVLPGLAAVSTREPLQAEFPDRPLIWLTQNPNSLSRLPSGSRWLLWQPPLPPGPTKTIAQPVPNLADAGVMIQPDSDIQMQLQAPLSKLGRSVALHEKGDRG
- a CDS encoding DUF309 domain-containing protein → MQFISILMTHSIPPEFWQGVEQFNQGQFYDCHDTLEALWMEAMEPDKSFYQGVLQIAVALYHLSNQNARGAMILLGEGLNRLRRYQPAYSGIDVSELVEDSAEMLTVLHQASADRLAEMAKQVQALAQPELAADRSEQRFTVPRILLVPEP